CGGATGCATTTGTCGAGACTGTTCGACGCCTCCACCCCTCAACGTTGGCGTGGGCTGCCCCTCGCTGAACACCTGGTTCGGTGCATCTTCTGGCATCGTAGCCGTTCGGGCCGATATTGAGTGTGGTGAGTAATCCATCGCTGCGTGCAACAGTCCTTGATAGCCTAGGTGATACGAGGGGAAGAATTGCGGCGTTCCACGCGGTGCAGATGGATCGTGTCTGGGGAACAACTCGCCAACCGTGGGCCTGCTTGAGACCGCGGGCGTATCGACGGGGCCGCTACGTATAGCTGGAGGGAGCCTTGGCTGGTGGGATGCATAAGAAAACGTTGATGGCGGAAAGTACAATGGCTGCGGCCCGCCATAGACGGCGTACGGGGAGCGCGCGAAGTGCGGATCACGGTATGGTTGGCTGTTCATGTGCTGTGGTTGTGTCGAGACGAAGGGATCGTAGCTCTGGCTGTACGGTGTCTCGTATCGTTCGTGCCGCCACACTCCATGTTGATAGAACGGCGGCGCGAGAGGAGATGGTGGGGCAGAGACGTCTGCACCCTGAGCACCTGACTCTGTGGACATTGTTTGGAGAAGGTGAGCCGCATCAAATTCAGGCGCAGCCATATGTGCTGGACGGTCTTGTGTATGTAGCTGTCTTTGCCTTGACGTGTTCCGGTGTGAGTGGAGGGTTGGTGCTGACCGACGGTCTGTGATGGCGGCGGATGTCAGTCAGGCTGGGTGTGTGATGTGGATGGTTAGGCTCAAGTAAAGAATCAAGCTCGACAAAAGTCTGCACAAGCTCGGTGCCCTGGCACCGATGAGAGTTGTGAAGCGGAGGGAAAAGAGGAGAAGTGCggtgcagcagcagaagggCCCAGCGTCATGTGCGGCTGGGTGCACGAGTGCAGGAGGCGCGGGCGGTGGTTTGCACCGGCGCTTCACAGACGAAGCACGGGTGGGCGAGAGTGAGCAAGGGCAAAGGGCAGGAAGGCAAGGCCGTTTGTCGTCAGCGATGTCGTTAGATTTCAAGGAGAACCGCAAGCGGGGTTATGTGACGCTGGCACCTGTATGGCTTATCCACAAGGAA
Above is a genomic segment from Ascochyta rabiei chromosome 10, complete sequence containing:
- a CDS encoding Ubiquitin-protein ligase, variant 2 — its product is MAAPEFDAAHLLQTMSTESGAQGADVSAPPSPLAPPFYQHGVWRHERYETPYSQSYDPFVSTQPQHMNSQPYRDPHFARSPYAVYGGPQPLYFPPSTFSYASHQPRLPPAIRSGPVDTPAVSSRPTVGELFPRHDPSAPRGTPQFFPSYHLGYQGLLHAAMDYSPHSISARTATMPEDAPNQVFSEGQPTPTLRGGGVEQSRQMHPLHQRPSPSNQHLRPLQRRSHQPDPILSTRNSDDTEGQAPTNPTAQGRHSDRHSSPRTSARRSFDRYSWDLPQSSTSSDVEEAAARSPPSSRVRHRPREGRPRFFHQYLDPNHSTSRQVQGLKTSLPKLLAGDLPKDTCPTCDICAKDYAAASVQPSEEEEVAVQLPCGHTFGEFCIAQWVRKSTHETR